AAAACGAGTGTTTTTTCTACCTGTCAGAAGTTATGACTTCTAGATTTGGATTTTCATCAGTTCTTTATTCTTTTCTAAAGCCATTTCAAACCTTTTCCGCATTACGCTATTGGCAGCAGGAAATCCCAAAGCCTGAAACTCTTGCCAGTCTTTCACAGATTGACCATCAATGATCCATTTCCCCTTTACCTTCTCAGCGTCAATAATTCCAACGCTTATCCAGTAAGTAACAGTTGTACGACTAACCCCGAAAATCGGCATTGCTTCAGTGATTGTGTAAGTTTTCTTATCCATGACATTTCCCCCTACTAATCTTTTTCTCTAGCCATATACCATTTCTTTACAGTACTTATATAATCCTTTTACCTTTTTTAGATTTTTACACTCCTCAACTTTAACCGACTACTTAAATACAGATTTTTTGATTAGATATGATTGATCCAACCCAATTCGGGGCTTATCTTTAGGAGACTAATTTTTATGGGGGGTTTTCTTTATGGATTCGATTCTTTTGAATATCTTGATTTCGCTTGGTGTAGCAGTAGCCGTAGCACTACTGGCACCTGCACTAGATAGGCTAGCTGCCTTGATTAAGAACAGCCCATTCCAGTCGTTCGTAGTAGCAGGGCTATCGGTGTCACTGGTGCTACTGGTGCTGATAGCAGGCAGGCTGTGAGGCTGTAGTAGCAGTCCCACCTTGCCAAGTAAACAGCGACAGCTGCAGGACACCAGCAAAGCGAGAGGCAAGCACATCAAGGGAAGGCATGGACAAGGCAAGACGCAAGAGAGAAGGCAAAGGGAACGACACAAGTGGAACGAATGGGGCAAACGAAAAAAAGAATGAAACGCAACTATCGCAAGCACTAGCATTGTACTTGTCGTGCCTTTGCCGTGCGGATCAGTAGATACTTTTGCAGGTACCGAAGGGGTACCCATGGGAGGCACCCCCATCTACCGGCCCGGTCTGGTGTTCAAAAAATATACGCCCCACTTTTCAAACCTTTCTGTCATAAACCTTTTCTGAGATTGCGATTTTAAGCCGTTTAATTTTATTTAGACAAAGGATTCATCATCCAATCATTCATATGAGGGCGACTTTATGTGGTTGTCTTAAAAACCGATACAGTTGTAACGGTTTTTTCTAAGTAGTTTTTGTTATGATTAAAAATAGCAATGCTGCCTGACTATATAGAGAAAAAAGTTTGTAGCAAAGCTGAAATTCCGTTTCTTCCAATGTCAAAACACAAAAAAAACCCATGCCTTAAACGGCATGAGTTCTGGACTGTAATAGACAATTTGGAAAACGACATAGCAATAAGCTATAATAAAATATCGAGTTTTTATAGATGATCCTACTCATCCATAAATTTCGATGTTCACACGTCACTCCCAAGAAGGGGGGTCTTCCAATGGACGGTTCTTTTGTTGTCAGCTGTTTGTTGTTTCTTGTCGCTTACACTGGCTTAGTCTACACAGTCACAAAGGACATTCACAAGAGTAAAGACCAAGAATCTTAAAATCAATGAGGGTTGATTTTAAGGTAAAGCAGAAATCCTTTTGACAGACGACTTTTATGGTCGTCTTTTTTTTATGTTTTTTATTTAGTATTTGATTATCCTAAGCAAGTTATAAAGGTACGTTATACCATTATTTCTTACACCTGTGAAAGTTTAAAAACTAAACTATTATACACACTGTGAAGAATAAATCAACTTCCTTTGGTAACGTCTTAGTTACCATTATGATAACTTACCGTTGACTAAGAATCAATTTTAATTTGACAATAGATAATTTTGTCAACTGTTCTTACTGGGTATTACTAAAATACTTGTACATTTTTAGATATTTCAGCAAGAAAAGTACGGGTTTTTTTCTTTCATTTGATAACCAGGAAGTAAATGTAATCTTCCAATACATATATTTCCTATTTGAAAGTTAATAGTTTAATATTTTATTCTTTCAAAAGTTCATCTTGTAAATTCGGATTAGCATATTTAACCATCAAATAACGGTGGATAGCTTCATTATCAAACTCGGTGGGCTTCAAAGCCTCTACAGGGGCATTTAAACCTTCAAGAATGGTTTGCATCGGGTCTTTGATTTCACTCACCGCCAGTAGCCTCCTTAGCAGGTTTTTTGTTCTTGAAATCTCCATGGATATAGCCGTTCGTGGCTGCGTCTACATGGTAACGGTCTAATACAGATTTTCCGATAGTGTAGAAATTAGGCTTGCTACGTTCCCAATCTTGACGGTAACGGATATTGCGGTGAACTTCATTCACTTTT
The genomic region above belongs to Planococcus shixiaomingii and contains:
- a CDS encoding helix-turn-helix domain-containing protein, with protein sequence MDKKTYTITEAMPIFGVSRTTVTYWISVGIIDAEKVKGKWIIDGQSVKDWQEFQALGFPAANSVMRKRFEMALEKNKELMKIQI